The window GTTACTTTCCATCCTCTTAGTCCGTCTGCCGTCTTTGTTTGACGTGTCTAAGTTTGTTAAATGAGACATGAAAGTGAAGCCTGATCCCCCCGCAGCTGATCCACACTTCAGCGAGATATCTTTAGAGTgactgtgtatgtctgtgtttgtgaggacCAATTTTAAGTTCAGACATTTCACTTTTGGCCAGACCTCCAGGTGTTTGCCTGAGGTTGTTGTGAAGGCCGGGCTTTTATATGCAGAGGTAGGTTTGCAGTTTGTTTCGTGTATTGATTgaagttgtcatttttttattgttattgtctgGGCCAGACACTTTGTATGCCCAACTTTAAGAATGCATCCTTAAAGAATGCATCATTTCAGTGAGGGTCCTCTCAAATATAGAAGTAcagacaactgtgtgtgtgtttgtggtgtatgtctatgtgtgtgtgtgtccgagtTCGgcttcagctgctgttcagTGATGTCAGGGTGTGtcgacagcagctgctgtgtttccgTTGACCTCCTCCTGCCTTTACAGCAGAGAAGCAGACCTCTGAGGCTTAAAGATTCCAGTCTTTACATAAACAAAACGTATTTCTTCATTAACACTTAACACTGTTCTTCAGTGAGATGGGCTGGATGTgcaacaaaacagtttttttcatGTTGTGAACGTGTTAAACAAACACAGGAGCAGTTGTCTAACAATGGCAGGTTGTGAGgttgcagctgcagcacacacacacacacacaaacacacacacacacattagtgcCTAAAACTGAACCTCCAGCTGTGACTCACAGTGTCTGCTGCCAAACATCTGGATTCGGTTACAGTGTTTTGGGTCACGGAGGTATTACCTCATGCTCACCTGCAGCGTCTCTGTTTTTGGCAGTAGTTGTAGTTTTGTCTCCATTTTGTTTGCTCTCTTTTGGAAATTTCCTCGAGGGAACCTTTAGTCGAACTCCACGAGAGGAATCAAACTTTGTATTAAATTCTGCAGAGCTTGTTTTTCCACCTACAAGATATTTTCAGAGGGTTCAAGACCTAATATGTGCCCCACATTAATTTTCTGGGTAAAAATCATAATTCTCTGAGGGACGTTTACCCCTGACAAAGATCCTGGAGCTCAAATCTTGACTTATAAAAAGCATTTTTGActctttttctcccctctgtCAGGTGGCTCAGCTGTTGCTGAGCAGTAACATGGTGGTGGGGTTGttagaaggagagaggaaggagccGACAGACTCGGCCTTCACCACACCTCTGCACCTCGCTGCCCGCAACGGACATAAAGACATCATACGGTGAGATAGTCCTTATCACATGCatactcatcacacacacacatgactggGCCAGGATTCAGATTTATCAGCCTTACTGGTTTGACTTACTCATATTGTGATGTTTAAATGCAGAAATCTGTCTGCAGACAGTGCAAAAGATGTTGAGATGGAGAGATGTTGGACTCAGAGGGCAGGGCTCCTGTGGTTTGTGGTCTGTAACCACTGAGCCGGCACTTTTGCATGGGGATGTGGGAGCATGAACTCTGGAGCTgtgtgcatggttgtgtgtatgtgtgtgtgttctttgagTTGTCTTCATGCCTCACATTCCCAGCAGAGACGTGAAATCCACTACAGCATTGCCGTGACCCAGTTTAGCAGTGTTTCATCTctgttatagtgtgtgtgtgtgtgtgtgtgtgtgtgtttctgtgtgtgcacaggtgaAGCTAACAGGCAGCTTTTTAGACTCTTACCTTAACCTGCTGCATAATAACGAACAAATAAGTCTGAGAAATGAGGTCAACGTACAACAGAGGATgagtttttttaaaatcctTGCTGCTGTGTATTTGAATGTACTATTATTTTATGCATTGTAAAACAAATCAATTTGACATGCAAAATGAAGACTTGCTGAGGATTCAGACATGACTGATGTGTCTGCTtctttcaggctgctgctgaaagCCGGCATCGACATCAACAAGACCACCAAGTCTGGAACAGCTTTGCACGAAGCTTCACTGTATGGCAAAACCGAAGTGGTCCGACTGCTGCTGGATGTGAGTTTATGTCAGAATATACACTAGCATGGTGGTTTGTTTTATCTAAATTCAATGCTAATGTATCAGGGTTCAGATTGGATAAAATGTTGTCAAAGTTAATACTAACAGAGAGGTTGCACTTTATCCTTCATACCCCTGCAGCAACATTTCAGTTCATTGCTGATGTATCAGATTACTGTATAACAAAACCCTGCAGGGAAAACTGCATATTTGGAGACTTAGCTTTTACATGTCCCAGATGAGACAAACTACGCTCATGTCAGACGACAGGaggtgtcagtgttgtgtgttgttgtgtgttcaggCCGGAGTGGACGTGAACATCCGAAATACCTACAACCAGACGGCGCTGGACATCGTCAACCAGTTCACCACCTCGCACGCCAGCAAGGACATCAAGCAGCTTCTCCGAGGTCAGAAACTTCCCCGTCTCTCCACTCACCATCCACTGTTGTTTGCTCCCTTATTTTTAACTTACTGTGATGATCGGACACTGAgagatgacaaaaaaacaaaaccctgaCCCTCAGTGTTCAGACCTAATATCAGTTTTAATCCAATGATAGTGCAGGCGACCCAGatgtgacatgaaaaaaatagttttgtCTTATTCACACTGTAAAAGCAGATCTGAGTGACTTGgatgtaaaaaatataaaaatggaaTTTGGGACACTTCACTTGTGCCTGTAAGCCTGATTAAATCTGTctggagacgtgtcctggtATTTGTAAGATCTTGGCTCATGCGTTTTTAAACTCAGAGTAAAATCGTGTTGTTGTGTGAAATGAGGAAGTAGAAATGTTTTAATGATAAAAATCTTGTTGCCACTGGGAATATGTCTCCCTGTGATTTTAATCCAATCCAAATGGGAATAGACAGAAACTCTTAATTCAGCTTTGTGCTGATGTTGAGCTGGTTATGTGTGATATTGATGCTGCTTGGGATCTCCAACCAGGGCTGCTTTTCAGCTCACTGAGGCACGGAAGTATCTTCCCCCATTATCATATCCAAAAGTTTGGAAAGAAATACCAGCATATTTTAGGAAATAATGAGgcaagttttttaaagttttgttaTGACTTTGATGCGTTTGTCTGTGTGCTGAAAAGTTTACTCGCCCTCACCTCTTCTGAGTGCCAGCTGATGCATTGAGGTTCACCTGCCTCTATAGGCTGTAattcaaacagcagctgtgtttaaaTTTAGGGTTATGTAACTTTAAAGTCTTATCTGTCCGCTCTCACAGCTTCAAAGAGCAGATTCAGCCTCAAATTTAGCAGAgctgtatatacagtatgtgagtGAGCTGGCAGTGCGTGCACGCTCTGTAATCCTGCAGCCGTTTGAAGTTCCTGTGGGAACAAACTGAGGGAATAATGAGCGGCTGTGTTGAAGAAGTGATTTAAACATGGATGGAGACTTTCCCGTCTTGTTTACTGGTGCAGAGAGGAGCGATGAATAAGTCGTACACGCTCAGCCGGCACGCGCTGTGGATTAATTATTGATGTGTCGTGTCAGTTTTCTGTGGGTACACACAGTCTGGGAGGAATGAGTCAGGATTGTCGCTGAGAGTCTGTCCAGTGTATTTCAACTTCTATTTTCATCAGAGAAAAATGTCTCAGTGTTTacttccagctctgcctctctgtgtttttattctccttTATGACAGTTTTTAACAGAAACTTTGGTCCTTGAACCGAAACTGAAAAATGTAGTTTGTActgtgtttgatttgatttatatTTCATGAACTCTGAATGTTAGGAAATATcaatatactgtattttttggacattttaattaaataaatgtgaccttcagtttttctgttgacagatGCGACAGGCGTTTTGCAGGTCAGAGCTCTGAAGGACTACTGGAACCTCCACGACCCCACGGCCCTCAACATCAGAGCTGGTGACGTCATCACGGTGAGAAGGTCTTTCTGATTCTGACATGAAAAAAGGATTCATTTGGAAGAAGGTGACAGAAAACTATCAAAGGTGGAGAGAGATTAAGGATCTGAGTTATGTCATACATGTGTTACTTTTAATGTGAGAACAAGGGAATTCATTGTTGATAATCAAGTGGAGACAAGTCCAACAcattacaagcacacacacacacacacctctttttATCCCGGGAAAAATGTATCACCAGAGTTCATAAAGAGATCAAACTCAACTGTCCCGCTGTTACAACAGACAGTGAACTCACCGTAGACACGTTCTGTCTTGCTTCCGACTTCCTGTGAGTGAATCAGAGTGATGAGCAAAGCTGAAGGTgttgataatgatgatgatgcaggtCGTGCTGAGGCTTGTGTTAGTACTCATACACATTTGTACTGAATGAATTCTCTTCTTGTGTAAACAGTGGAAAAATACAGATCCCTGTGTTCTCTGTCCACAGAGAGACCACAGTGAGATTTTAATAAACGGAATTCAAAATTAAAATAGTCTATTACTTCAAATCTGTACATCAGGCACCAAAGACTTCCACTGACCCCTTTCATTCCCTGCAGGTAATGGAGCAGCATATGGATGGACGCTGGAAGGGCCACATCCATGACAaccagagagggacagacagagtcGGCTTCTTCCCTCCATCCATCGTGGAGGTCATCAGCAGGAGAAACGGTCAGTTTCTATTTATTCACCTTagtaaaaaaatgcaataaaaaatatTCTGTGTTCAAATTAGTATTTAGTTAAGGATCATCTAGTGTCATCCCTCTTAGCCCGTCGTTTACGGAGATCACCTCTCATAGGTGATGTCCAGACCTCTATTGTCTCTTCAGTTAAGAACTAATCTGCCTGCTTCCAGACCATCCCATGCTCCTCTTTCTTCCCTCCTGCATCCATCTCTCCATCCATACCCCATAATGACTGACATCCACCTCTAACCATCAGCTTgataacctcctcctcctcctccctcccccttcctcctcctccctgtctcgCCCTGTAGGGGGCACCTTATCCCGGCACGCCTCTCTGCCCACCCAACGCCAGCAGCTGCTGTCCAGAGcccccctctcctccagccTCAGCTCCGCCCCTCAGACTGATGACTCCTACACACTGTATGCTCCCCCCACCCATGTGGTGCTACCTTTAGCCAACGGCCTCACTACCAGCAcaggtatacacacactcaaggacacacacatgcaaggtTTAAGCCTCTGGCACTGTTGGACCAGCAGCACTGATTCACTTTGAGGATCTTTGTGGAGACATGTTGATGTGATGATCAGTCAGAGTGTTCTGAGTATTTCCATCATGTACTTATAAGAGCCCCGGAGATAGTTCAGAGAAAACATCCAGACTCTTCCAGCCAGTTGATGGGGCAGTCCAGATCTCTTCTTGTCCTGTAAATCCAAATATTTTGCAAAGACATGTAGGTTTAGCACTCAGTAATGGAGTTTACATAAACTCCATAACCTTCAATGACCTTTGTTTTACATGTCcactcatcacacacagaaaccacaaaAACCCTTTCTTGTCTAATCTGTCATGTAACACTACTCAGCTCCTCAGTCACTTCCCCTGACAGAAGTCCATTAGAGTCTTTGTGTCTGATAGGTTTGTCTCCGAGCCACCTGTCTCAGTCTGGATGTCCCTTCGAGGACATCTGGGTTCTCAGGGACTCATGTCATGGTAAGAGTCCGGACGACAGCTTCTCCTGCCCGGCTGTTCTGAAGCTGCATCACTGCCCCGCTCACCGCTCTGCATCAGGGCCCCACACACCAAGACCACTGAAAGTGAATGCTATTAGCTAAATGTGATCCAGTTTCCTCAAGTCACCTGCATCAGATATTGCAGTCCACATTATCTCAGGTCACTTCACTCAAGTCATCTCGTCATCTTATGTCTCACATTATCTCAGATCACTTTGTGACATGTATTATTGGGGAAACTCACTAGCTGCAGGCTAAattaaatcaatcaataatcaataaaatcGACAGGTGAGGATAAAGGGCGGTTGTCTTGGTGTGTCGGGTCCAAACACTGTATGATCACTGTATCATCTGCTTCAGGCTGAACTCGCGGTCTGAGCATTTGTTATCCTCAGTGCTGCCACAAGGGGGGGACAGCTGTCAGAAATAGACAATAGATAACAATAGATAAGATATGTGATGTATGAAGTATTTCACGCCTGCTCCCAGCTACATGAGCTACAGTTTTACATGGTCGGCCTcatggctgcagctgtgctcTTTTGCATCCTGCCCGTCACTCCCATCGACACTCCCGTCGTCACCCTCCTAGATCCTCAGCCCCCCCCAAACAGGCCCCTGTCTGGACAAAGAACATCTGCTGCTTCCTACAGCCTGACACCGACCCTCTCCGCTGACATGAACTCTCCCTCCGGCACATCAGGaattcatttttgtgtttttgtttgcagcAGGAGACAGAAACAGTGTCGGGAGCACTGGCAGTGTGGGCAGCACCCGCAGTGCTGGAAGTGGACAGAGTACGGAGAGCAACAATGCACCTAATGGACTCCAACTCAATGCCAGCCATCATGACAACGCCAACAAGGTACAATCAGACTGTTGCACGTGTTAACACAACAAGTTGACAGTCACTCTGTATGTATCTATGTCAGTGATCATTCCTAAAACATTGAGAAATACTTCAAGTTCACTCCACAGTTTGAACTTTTCTTCACCAGTACTTGTTCTCTGGTCTTCACATAAATACTTCTTACTGaatctgaggctgctgtgttgaTATGTGTTTGCagacagcgccctctgctgtgGACTCTGGACACTCAGCAGACCTCAACAAACAGCTTGATCATCCTTCAGGTACTTTTGCTTTTTTCCCTTCCAACAACAGTTGCTATTGTAGTTAAGTACTGTGGACACTCTCTGTCCACACTTTCCTGCATTACATATTTGTCACgaacctgctgctgtcctccagGAGGGACTCCTCGGAAGCAGACGGTCACAGTGCAGCGGCCTGCAGAGCAGAGCTTCTCGCAGCAGTTTGTTCGtcctcagcagctgctggagggGAAGGTGAAACCTTTACTGACACTCAAACTCACTTCACACTTTTTTGTTTACACATTTCATGGCAGTCCTGATCATTGCCAAGAAGACAAAAACCAACATCTGACAGTAAGACACAAGTCATCTGTAGAAACTGAAGTCACTTGGGTGTTTTtacctttgtgtgttttaggatgCAGAGGCTATCTATCAGTGGCTGAGCGACTTCCAGCTGGAGCAATACACTACGAATTTCCTGAACAATGGATATGATGTACCGACTATCAGCAGGATGACTCCTGAGGTGAACAAACTCACTGGTGTTTATATATAGTTCTGCAAGGTGTAAACATCCTAATGTTAATTGAcagaaaaaactaaaatgtaCTGATAGGCCTGTCTGACTGTGCTCAAAAACCTGTAGAAAAAACTGATCTGTCATGCTTGCAGGATCTGACTGCCATCGGAGTGACCAAACCAGGACACCGCAAGAAAATCTCCATCGAAATCAACAACCTGAACATCCCAGAGTGGCTGCCTGAGTACACCCCAGTGAGACTCACATCTGTTTTCTATACGTTCTATGTAACTGCTAAGCACACAAATTtataatctttttttctcacagtcCGATCTAGGTGAGTGGCTCAGTGCCATCGGCCTCCCACAGTACCACAAAAAACTCTCAGAAAATGGCTATGACTCCATTACTATTGTAAAAGACCTCACGTGGGAGGATCTGCAGGAAATCGGCATCACAAAGCTGGGTGAGGACACATCAGAGCTTTACACTGCTGGATTGTAATGTGAATTTTGGGACTTTTGGTTTGATGGTTGAGTTTTCCTTCCAGGCCACCAGAAGAAGCTGATGTTGGCAGTGAAGAAGCTGTGTGACATCCAGAGGGCAATTCTTCAGGCTGAATCAGGCCAAGGCACCCTGCAACGAAAAGCCCCCGGAGCTCTCCACCTCGTCACCATCGAGCCATCCGACTCTGGAGGTGAATGCTCTTCACCTCACACCCCAAAGATGCTGACCTTCCAGGACAGCGAGCTGAGcgcagagctgcagacagctATGTCCAGCCACTatggaggctgtgaggaaggtTTGGCCATCAAGAACCAAGTGGGGATGTCCCAGAGCCAGGAGAGTATCGACACCCGGTCCAGAGGCTCAGGGCGCTCTCAGGAACCCCCTACAGCCTCTATCACCCCCCACAGCTGGTCCCAGGAGAGCCTGGAAGGCAGCCCTGCCAAGGAGAGGAACCTCCCAGAGGGCTGGGACCAGAGgcaccaacagcagcaacagttgcCCAAACAGGTACCTCTGGGAACAGCCACAGTGTTTAAGTACCCAGCCATTCCAGCCAAGCCCAATCTGTCTGGATCTCATAGCCCCTCCCCTCATGGCTCACCAGCACTGAAGGGTTTCAGCTATCTGCACTCTAACTGTGGCTCCACTGACCTGAACTCATCACCCAGGCATGAGAACCACTCCATGACCCTGACACCACCTAAGAAGCGTGCCCAGAGCATGACCCGTTACGCTCTGTCAGACGGAGAGcctgatgacgatgatgacgaGCCCGCATTTCCTTCTGCAAACGTGCAGTCCTACGCCACTTTGACTCGAAAGCCTGGCCGCAGTCAGCTGGCTCGGTTACAGTCAAGTCCAGAGAAGAACGGCAATGTGGGACGCAGTCAGTCATTTGCAGTGCGTGCCCGGAAAAAAggtcctcccccacctcctccaaaAAGACTGAGCTCagtcagcagcaccaccagcgGGGAGTTGAGCGACAGCAGCACAACGTCATCCTCTGGTGGAGTGGTGACTGATAGTCCAGGGAGTGTGAGGAGCATCGCAGCTTCTCTGGAAGGAAGCACAGACGGGAAGAACCCCCCAGGACCGAAACCTAATGAGGCTCAGCAGGAGGCGCTTCCCTCCTCGCCCAGCTCTGCGGAGACCAGAGAAAATGCAGGGGTGAGAAGGAGGGTGCACAGCGAATGTGCTCCAACACAGAccaacagcagcactgagctcGACCGCGGGGTGAAGTCTGACTCTGAGGAAGAGGAATCAAAAGGTCGTGGACTGGAAGGGTCCTCGTCTCCTCAGAACAGCTCCAGTGAGTGCATCCCATTTGCTGAGGAGGGCAACCTGACTATCAAACAGAGGCCCAAAGCTCCTGGTCCACCCAGGGCCGAGGCTGTGCTGGAGCCTCCAGACAAACAGGCAGCCAAGAATCTGGATGTTCCAGAGTTTAATCTGAAAGAGTCGGACACTGTGAAGCGCCGACACAAACCCAAAGACAAGGAGCAGGGCTCCCCCAGCAGAGAGGGACCAGAGGCAACCGGATCTGAGTCTGACGGCAGCAGGCCTCCTTCCAGAAACCAGGAAGAGGTCAGTCTGAGGATCAGTGAAGCCAGTTTGGAGAGGCCGGCCAGTCCAGCTAGGCCAGCCAGTCCAGCTAGGCCAGCCAGTCCAGCGAGGCCAGCCAGTCCAGCGAGGCCAGGCAGTCCAGCAACAGGGTCTCCCATCAAACCTCCTCTGTCCCCTAAACCTCCTGCGGTCGCCCCAAAACCTCTCCGTCACAGTCTGCTGGCTGCACAGGGTAAGATACACACACGTCATTGTAACTTAAGTATTTTTTCTCGTCTCAGAGTGGAAAGTTGTTACCACTGAATTTATACTTTGGACATGTTTAGAAATTAAAAACGGACCTTGTTTTGTCTCAGCAGGACTCTCCTCTCCTACTATAACTGTCAATGCGGTTCAAAGTGTGGCCTTCACCTCTCCGTCCTCACCCTCCCGTGGGTCCTCGGCTCCAGCATCGGCCCCTCAGAGTCCCTCTCTGGCAGCAGCAAGGCCTCAGGTCTGTGTGGTGGGTCCAGGCCATGCTGAGTCATCCTGCGGGACTGAGGTGGTCCAGCAGAGACTGGATCAGACCAGTACTTCTCTAGAAGCTGCTCTAAAGGCTGTTGAGAGAAAACTGAACCAGGAGGACAGCTCTGACAGGTGAGACCAGCAGACATTCTCAGTCTACTACATTACCGCTTTATATTAAAATGTTCACTTCACCCTGATAGCGCCACCTTCAGGCCAGATTCTCCTCTTACATTGCATCATATTGATGTATTTGTGTAGTTTTTGATGTTTCCTGTCTCATCTTTTTACACCAGCAGAGCAAGCACAGTGAAGTCTGCAGGGACCATTCTGGACGACATTGGCAACATGTTCGACGACCTGGCTGACCAACTGGATGCCATGTTGGACTGAAGACCTTTTATAAAAACAATCATGATATCCACCTTCAACCTCAGGAagtgaaacaggaagagaagcagGAGACCGCTGGAGCAGTTTCTCTGCTCTGAGCTGCACAGTCAGACCCTTGTCTCCTCTCTCAGCCTGGAACACCAGCACTTAATCTTCACTGTGCTTCCAAAACCAAACTTTCAAACTGGGACCTTCTCTCACATTTCTGACTGACGGCTGACCTAGTTTCTGTTCTGAAGCTGGAACAGaactctctctgtctttaagGAGCATGAACCAAACAAAGACTCATACATTGGAGCGGCTTATTGTGAGGAGAAACTCCCGAGTAGATTATTATATTACTGTTAAACACTAATTTTGTAACattaagttttattttgtgACATTGTAAAGCTGAAGTCACATGATATCCAGCTTCTGTTCTAGCAGCCTTACAGCAAACCCACTGTCACTTTGTGAAAGAGTGAAACATGTTCCTCACAAAGACGTTTGATACTATTTAAAACATGTGCAGTCTGTTATTTTCTGACAAAGACAAGGTGTGCACAGCAGCACCATCAGCTGACAGGAAACACTAACCACTCTAAACATGAGCCAACATTAGCTCTTCCAGCTAAACTGTGCTAACAGGGCAGCTAGTGTTGTT of the Parambassis ranga chromosome 8, fParRan2.1, whole genome shotgun sequence genome contains:
- the LOC114440013 gene encoding caskin-2 isoform X9 produces the protein MGKEQDLLQAVKNGDLLSTQKLLSKLKTNRNKLLGSTKRLNVNYQDSDGFSALHHAALTGTTELLSALLEAQASVDIKDSNGMRPLHYAAWQGKSESVLMLLRSGASVNGVSLDGHIPLHLAAQYGHYEVSEMLLQHQSNPCLLNKAKKTPLDLACEFGRVKVAQLLLSSNMVVGLLEGERKEPTDSAFTTPLHLAARNGHKDIIRLLLKAGIDINKTTKSGTALHEASLYGKTEVVRLLLDAGVDVNIRNTYNQTALDIVNQFTTSHASKDIKQLLRVFLLTDATGVLQVRALKDYWNLHDPTALNIRAGDVITVMEQHMDGRWKGHIHDNQRGTDRVGFFPPSIVEVISRRNGLSPSHLSQSGCPFEDIWVLRDSCHAGDRNSVGSTGSVGSTRSAGSGQSTESNNAPNGLQLNASHHDNANKTAPSAVDSGHSADLNKQLDHPSGGTPRKQTVTVQRPAEQSFSQQFVRPQQLLEGKDAEAIYQWLSDFQLEQYTTNFLNNGYDVPTISRMTPEDLTAIGVTKPGHRKKISIEINNLNIPEWLPEYTPSDLGEWLSAIGLPQYHKKLSENGYDSITIVKDLTWEDLQEIGITKLGHQKKLMLAVKKLCDIQRAILQAESGQGTLQRKAPGALHLVTIEPSDSGGECSSPHTPKMLTFQDSELSAELQTAMSSHYGGCEEGLAIKNQVGMSQSQESIDTRSRGSGRSQEPPTASITPHSWSQESLEGSPAKERNLPEGWDQRHQQQQQLPKQVPLGTATVFKYPAIPAKPNLSGSHSPSPHGSPALKGFSYLHSNCGSTDLNSSPRHENHSMTLTPPKKRAQSMTRYALSDGEPDDDDDEPAFPSANVQSYATLTRKPGRSQLARLQSSPEKNGNVGRSQSFAVRARKKGPPPPPPKRLSSVSSTTSGELSDSSTTSSSGGVVTDSPGSVRSIAASLEGSTDGKNPPGPKPNEAQQEALPSSPSSAETRENAGVRRRVHSECAPTQTNSSTELDRGVKSDSEEEESKGRGLEGSSSPQNSSSECIPFAEEGNLTIKQRPKAPGPPRAEAVLEPPDKQAAKNLDVPEFNLKESDTVKRRHKPKDKEQGSPSREGPEATGSESDGSRPPSRNQEEVSLRISEASLERPASPARPASPARPASPARPASPARPGSPATGSPIKPPLSPKPPAVAPKPLRHSLLAAQAGLSSPTITVNAVQSVAFTSPSSPSRGSSAPASAPQSPSLAAARPQVCVVGPGHAESSCGTEVVQQRLDQTSTSLEAALKAVERKLNQEDSSDSRASTVKSAGTILDDIGNMFDDLADQLDAMLD
- the LOC114440013 gene encoding caskin-2 isoform X1 gives rise to the protein MGKEQDLLQAVKNGDLLSTQKLLSKLKTNRNKLLGSTKRLNVNYQDSDGFSALHHAALTGTTELLSALLEAQASVDIKDSNGMRPLHYAAWQGKSESVLMLLRSGASVNGVSLDGHIPLHLAAQYGHYEVSEMLLQHQSNPCLLNKAKKTPLDLACEFGRVKVAQLLLSSNMVVGLLEGERKEPTDSAFTTPLHLAARNGHKDIIRLLLKAGIDINKTTKSGTALHEASLYGKTEVVRLLLDAGVDVNIRNTYNQTALDIVNQFTTSHASKDIKQLLRVFLLTDATGVLQVRALKDYWNLHDPTALNIRAGDVITVMEQHMDGRWKGHIHDNQRGTDRVGFFPPSIVEVISRRNGGTLSRHASLPTQRQQLLSRAPLSSSLSSAPQTDDSYTLYAPPTHVVLPLANGLTTSTGLSPSHLSQSGCPFEDIWVLRDSCHAGDRNSVGSTGSVGSTRSAGSGQSTESNNAPNGLQLNASHHDNANKTAPSAVDSGHSADLNKQLDHPSGGTPRKQTVTVQRPAEQSFSQQFVRPQQLLEGKDAEAIYQWLSDFQLEQYTTNFLNNGYDVPTISRMTPEDLTAIGVTKPGHRKKISIEINNLNIPEWLPEYTPSDLGEWLSAIGLPQYHKKLSENGYDSITIVKDLTWEDLQEIGITKLGHQKKLMLAVKKLCDIQRAILQAESGQGTLQRKAPGALHLVTIEPSDSGGECSSPHTPKMLTFQDSELSAELQTAMSSHYGGCEEGLAIKNQVGMSQSQESIDTRSRGSGRSQEPPTASITPHSWSQESLEGSPAKERNLPEGWDQRHQQQQQLPKQVPLGTATVFKYPAIPAKPNLSGSHSPSPHGSPALKGFSYLHSNCGSTDLNSSPRHENHSMTLTPPKKRAQSMTRYALSDGEPDDDDDEPAFPSANVQSYATLTRKPGRSQLARLQSSPEKNGNVGRSQSFAVRARKKGPPPPPPKRLSSVSSTTSGELSDSSTTSSSGGVVTDSPGSVRSIAASLEGSTDGKNPPGPKPNEAQQEALPSSPSSAETRENAGVRRRVHSECAPTQTNSSTELDRGVKSDSEEEESKGRGLEGSSSPQNSSSECIPFAEEGNLTIKQRPKAPGPPRAEAVLEPPDKQAAKNLDVPEFNLKESDTVKRRHKPKDKEQGSPSREGPEATGSESDGSRPPSRNQEEVSLRISEASLERPASPARPASPARPASPARPASPARPGSPATGSPIKPPLSPKPPAVAPKPLRHSLLAAQAGLSSPTITVNAVQSVAFTSPSSPSRGSSAPASAPQSPSLAAARPQVCVVGPGHAESSCGTEVVQQRLDQTSTSLEAALKAVERKLNQEDSSDSRASTVKSAGTILDDIGNMFDDLADQLDAMLD
- the LOC114440013 gene encoding caskin-2 isoform X5 is translated as MGKEQDLLQAVKNGDLLSTQKLLSKLKTNRNKLLGSTKRLNVNYQDSDGFSALHHAALTGTTELLSALLEAQASVDIKDSNGMRPLHYAAWQGKSESVLMLLRSGASVNGVSLDGHIPLHLAAQYGHYEVSEMLLQHQSNPCLLNKAKKTPLDLACEFGRVKVAQLLLSSNMVVGLLEGERKEPTDSAFTTPLHLAARNGHKDIIRLLLKAGIDINKTTKSGTALHEASLYGKTEVVRLLLDAGVDVNIRNTYNQTALDIVNQFTTSHASKDIKQLLRDATGVLQVRALKDYWNLHDPTALNIRAGDVITVMEQHMDGRWKGHIHDNQRGTDRVGFFPPSIVEVISRRNGGTLSRHASLPTQRQQLLSRAPLSSSLSSAPQTDDSYTLYAPPTHVVLPLANGLTTSTGLSPSHLSQSGCPFEDIWVLRDSCHAGDRNSVGSTGSVGSTRSAGSGQSTESNNAPNGLQLNASHHDNANKTAPSAVDSGHSADLNKQLDHPSGGTPRKQTVTVQRPAEQSFSQQFVRPQQLLEGKDAEAIYQWLSDFQLEQYTTNFLNNGYDVPTISRMTPEDLTAIGVTKPGHRKKISIEINNLNIPEWLPEYTPSDLGEWLSAIGLPQYHKKLSENGYDSITIVKDLTWEDLQEIGITKLGHQKKLMLAVKKLCDIQRAILQAESGQGTLQRKAPGALHLVTIEPSDSGGECSSPHTPKMLTFQDSELSAELQTAMSSHYGGCEEGLAIKNQVGMSQSQESIDTRSRGSGRSQEPPTASITPHSWSQESLEGSPAKERNLPEGWDQRHQQQQQLPKQVPLGTATVFKYPAIPAKPNLSGSHSPSPHGSPALKGFSYLHSNCGSTDLNSSPRHENHSMTLTPPKKRAQSMTRYALSDGEPDDDDDEPAFPSANVQSYATLTRKPGRSQLARLQSSPEKNGNVGRSQSFAVRARKKGPPPPPPKRLSSVSSTTSGELSDSSTTSSSGGVVTDSPGSVRSIAASLEGSTDGKNPPGPKPNEAQQEALPSSPSSAETRENAGVRRRVHSECAPTQTNSSTELDRGVKSDSEEEESKGRGLEGSSSPQNSSSECIPFAEEGNLTIKQRPKAPGPPRAEAVLEPPDKQAAKNLDVPEFNLKESDTVKRRHKPKDKEQGSPSREGPEATGSESDGSRPPSRNQEEVSLRISEASLERPASPARPASPARPASPARPASPARPGSPATGSPIKPPLSPKPPAVAPKPLRHSLLAAQAGLSSPTITVNAVQSVAFTSPSSPSRGSSAPASAPQSPSLAAARPQVCVVGPGHAESSCGTEVVQQRLDQTSTSLEAALKAVERKLNQEDSSDSRASTVKSAGTILDDIGNMFDDLADQLDAMLD